The region TGCTTCTGCTGATACAGAAGCGCCGCTGCGATTTTGGATGGAGACAAGCCTGGAAGATCGCCACGTACTGCTAGCATCTAATCGTACAGTGGCAGGTAAGAGGTACAGACCACCGCGAGTCTATGTACTCTCTCATCAAGTGAGCTGTCCTCTTCTCTTACCGTTACTCGATCAAGTGCCTTGCCTGCTCTTTCAGCAAGAAAGCGGTTGACGATAGGTGAGGCTATCTCTGCCTCGGAACCATCCAATCATGGACTTTCCGCGACGTGATACCGGAAAACCAGGAACCAGTGGTAATGAGACCGATGGGCATAAAGTAAAAGAGTTTCAGAGGCGCATAGACATGTGTATGAATGAAAAAGGTGAAGCAAATGACATAGGAGAGACACCTGAATCCATTGGACTGTCAAGAGGCGCAAGGCTCGACTGGCGCTGCGGCGTGGTCCAGCCGCAGCCTGTTCACAACTTATAGGTCAGTTCAGGCGGCTAGAAATACCTATCGCAATACCTGATTCCGATCTTGATGGGCGATAGCCTTGAGCATGGCGCGACGATAGGTTGTCTGTTTATTGGAGCTGTAATGAGACAGAGCGCGTGGAAAGCCGGCGCATCGATTGTTTTCGTCGACCAGGTTTGTTTCACATACTTGAGGAACAGGGTGGTTGAGTGATTAGAATATAGTAGCAATGTATGGTGAGCCCAGCAGAACAAGCACAAAGAGTGATGAACGGCGGTTGAGGTTTGAAGATGAAGGGTGAGGTTGGCCAAATCCCGTCACCGCTTAGCTCCGCATTAACTTAGCAGCCTGGCGCCTTCCGCTTCCCGTCTCCATGTTCACCCGCCCTACGCGTCCCCACCACGCAGTCGCACCCCCATCTCAGCCTCAGCCACAGCCACAGTCATGGCGATGGGCGAAGCAGACGAAACCCTGCCTCCTCACATCAAGCATGATGATTGATCTCTCACTAACCTAATCTAATGTCTGTGTTGTTCAGCTGCTTCGCCCTCAACTTCCGCCCTTCTGCACAGCCATGCGCCCTCATCTTCGCCCGAGGGCGGAAGCACCAAGTATGGTAGGGCGCTGTACACGGAAGTCTAAAGCATAAGTATCGCTTATTGGAAGGTAAATTGATCACTACTAATCAATATCGAACTCACACAGCTAGTCCCTTGTCCGTCTACTCAGCATGGAGGAACTGCCTTACGATGAGCAATCGTCTGGTTTGGAGCAAGACCCCAGCATGGAAGAAGAGCACAACATGGAGAAAGACTCTAGCATCGAGGAAGAGCTCATTATGGACGAAGATTCCCTCTGGTGGGAATGGGGGTCGGTCTGGTCCTGGGCCTCAAGCGGCTTTGGGGAATACACCGCCTCAATCCACCCCATCGGCTTTGTCGAGCTCCCCTCAGAGTCTGCCATGTACGCTGCAGGTCGAGACCCAGAACATCCCTTCAAAGACTTGCGAGCCGCCCGTTACGCCCATCAACGTACTCGAAAATACTCCAAACGCAAGGATAGCAGAAAGAAGCGTCGGGGGCTTGACAAGGAGCGACTACGATATGGAATCGCGCTCAAGGACGCGTACTTGGGGATCAAAAGCAGAGAATGGGAAGACGACTGGGAGGCAGAAGAGGCACACAACACAGACCTAGAGCACATGGATGATATCCTCGCATACTACCGATTTGGCAAGAACGCAGACATCTTCGAGCGAAGCGATGGTGGCGAGGTGGTCCACGGCGAGGACTTTGGATCCTGGGCACGCCGTCGCATACACGAGATGCGCGCAATCAAGGAAACCAGGATAAGCAAGCATGGCTTTGGAACATGCCCCGAACCACTTCCAGATGTAAAGCAACATACTGTCCAGAACACCTGGCGCCCCGGCCGCATCAACGCCACCATACCAACATCACCGTACTCCAATCCCACCGAAACGACACTTCCCACCACCCCCGCCGATATCGATGCTCACGCCTTGCTCGCGTGCGTCCTCAGCCCCTCCAAATTCCACCTCACATACTACCGCAGCCGCAATCTTCCTCCCTACCAGCACATTGAAGGCTTCGGCTGGTTCGGAGAGTACACATGGCAATGGCATAGGAACGCGTCTGGGTGCTGGACCCTGGGCTACGGCGGCTGCGAGTACGACGGCGCGTTTCCATGTGAATGTTCTTGCAATGGAAGTCTTACATATCGCTGCTATTGCGAGGAGTTCAAGGTGGAGACGTGGCAGAGGGTACCTGCGCCGGAAGAGAAGCAGGCATGTAGTCTGGTTGAGTGGGTGCGAGGTAAGTTGAGGGAGGACATGGAAGATGATGAGCGGGGTTTCCAGGAGCAACTGAGGAAATgggaagaggaagaggatgaGTTGATGATGCGGGCCGAGGAAGATGTGAAGAATTGCGAAGCGCACTTTGGGGGTGATGACTTTGAGCGTGAATGGGGACATTATTGGGAAGATGAGTATATAGTATGCGAAAGCGAAGGGAGTGAAGATTGGAGTGTGGTTAGTGGAGTTGAGCAACGCTGATTCGCTACTTTCAAAGACGGTGGTCCTGATGAAGGAAGCAGTAGTCATCTTGAAAGCTGAGCAGAGGATGAAGTAATGTGGTAGAACAAAAGTGCCATAGCATGTATCACATAAAATCTATATTTTGTCTAATCACCGCCTTCATAACAAGCATGCCAATCCCCCTCAAACCTCCAACTTCACCTTCCCATCAACCCCACTAACCCCTCTCCCAGCCCTCTCAACCgccctcctcctcttcgcCTCCGCCCTCTCCCGATCTTCCCTCATCTGCCTAATCAAAGCACTCTTCTCCCTAATCTTATGCCCATACAGATAAAACACCACAGGAATAGGAATAAGCGCAAACTCAATCAACGCAAGCATCGTCGCGCTCCAATGCGGGCCGAGACTAGCGTACATTTTGGGTCCAGCGAGGGGGTAATGCACCACCCATTGCAGAGCGCAAGACGGCGTTTCCAGCGAGCGCAGAGGCAGCGTAGATGCCGTAGGAGTGGACGAGGTAGTTTGAGGCATAGATGAAGACGCCGCAGTTTCCGGCGCCAAAGGGGATGCCGGCGAGGAGGGGGAAGACCCAGTGGACATTTGGGGTGCATGTCCTATGATTCTGTTAGTCTAAAGGCAGTTTTATAGTTTGTGATTCTAGCTTACCATGCGAAGATCATTTCTCCCACAGGCACGCATACAGCTGCGATGACGACAACGCTAACCATGGCTTCGGGATATGGTTTCCCTGTCTCAGGATCTTTCTTGTGGGCGTTGATCATCCGGCGTAGGAGGGGTTCAGAGCTAATTGTTACGACCCCACCAATGCCGATGCCCATGTAGCCTAGGCCTACGAGGCCTGGAGACCAGCCACGGAGTTCGCCGAAGACAATGGGGTACGAGACGAAGCAGAGGTACAAGACGCCGTAGACGAGAGCAATGTAGACGTCCCAAAAGATGCAGATGGGTTCGTTGACGGCCATGCTGAGGGGGCGATATAGATTCTCGCGGAGAAGGGGCCAAAAGGCCTTCTTGTCGTCGTAGCGGCAGTGGTACCTTGGGTCACCCGTCTCTTTGCGCTTCTTCGCGGACTTTGCGCGGAGTATGGCTGGTGCGTACGTCTCCTGAATCATGAAAATCATGAACCATGAGGCGCCAGATCCGATCATGACGACCCAGTTTGTCCATCTCCAGCCTAGGGCTTGGAAGACGAAGCCTCCTATCAGAGGGCCTATAACGGGGCCGTTCATCGGGCCAAGAGACCAGATGGAAAATGCAAGCGCACGGTATTCTTCTCGACTTATATCGGATACGGTTCCTGGAGCATTTGAAATCATGGCCGCGCCGGCAATGGCACCGAAGAATCGCATGACAAGAATCTGCGCCAGGTTGTTCGACAGTGCGCATGGAATGATGAGAACGGTAAAAGTGGCAACAGCGATGAGATACACCGGTCTTCTTCCATACATCTCACTGAGCGGTGCCAGAAGTAGCGATCCAACTGCCAAACCACACAAATACGTTGTGATACCCAGAATAACCAGCGTCTTGCTATGTATACCAAATGTCCGCATCATCCCTGGTATACCGCTTGTGTAAGCTGTAGAGTACATAACTACCACGAGTGTTGAAAAGCTCATGAAGAAGATGACAAGAGACTTTTTCGCCATGGTCCAATCTTGGGGGTTCTCGCCATTGTCGTCAAAGTCGACCTCGAAGCGTGGATCTTGGGTTGCGTTCGTTGTCACTGCCGTAATTGCATCCTCCTTTTCCCCAGGCCATGAGTATCCTGTATTCCTGCTCCACGTCTGATGTATTGCCGGCCGCTGGTTAATCGAGTCGGAGTGCGTCGATGCAGACGAAACGGAAGCGCGATCATCGTCGGATACGATATCTTCGACTACATGGGACTTTTCCGACGTATGTGATCTCAAAGATCCTGTACCGTTCTTCTTCCGTTCAGTTGTCGTTGCGACAGTAGCGCCGCTGTCGTTGTCACTATGTGACATAGTGATTGGTAATGGGGCTCCACGCCGCCAGTAGCAAAGGCAATACACTCACAATCGAGCTATGTTTCGGTGGTATTTCCAAGTATAGCTCGAGAAGAGATTTTGCGCACTTGACTTTGAGAGTTATTTGTATTGTGATGTGATTATGCAATCTTTGCTGGAACTTGGTACCGAGAGGTTCGCAACCAGACGGTGTTGATTGTGAGATACGAGTACTACTGGCCTGCTGGTCTCCTGACCCCCTCCGCAATTGAGCTATGTAGTAGTAGCAGCAAGCTATCCGCGCCTGTGGAAATCGACAAATAGAAAGAACAGCACACTGAAGAGAAAAGCAGAAATGAGGAAACAGACAGACGCCTCAGACCCTGTCGTCGCGCCATAGGAGTCGAGACGGGCTACTAGCGAGCGCCCTTTTGCGCAGCGGCCTTACCTCCTTCATCATGAGCGGTAGCTAAGTTAGCGGGAATAGCGGTGATAACTCCATAATGGTAACCGAGGGGGGCACGCGATCCAGACAGGCCGTTTGCGGGTGCTAAGTGCGGGTCGCTTGTTCGCCACCGCGGCATTGGCGTCGTCGGACTAGGGAGAGGAGGGGTGTGATCCTCGGGTCATGACTCGGCGAGTGTTGAATTCATGGATATAGCTATTCATGTGCAGGTGTTATTGGGCGCATTTGTTCAGATGCAGTAGGCGTGATTGGAGTCGAGGTTGGATTAAGAGCAAAGTAGTCGAGATAGACGTATGATGTCTAAGCGCCGTGCGCCATGTGCGGAAGCAAGCCGCCCATCGGGGAGAAAACTACCCCGTAGACCGAAGTGCGCCCGCCTACTTTGCTCTACTAAAATAGAGGTTTGATATTCAAGCCACAAAGGCGAAGTGAAACCAAGAACTCGTACCCTGGTTTCATTACAAACTTGACCCCGTTTACTTGAAAACGGGGTCAAATTTGTAATGAAACTGAAGTGCCCATATCTACCTTCAAAATTCAGGAGTACCTTACGGGCCGATATCGGAAAATGTACGGCAACAACTACCCGAAGATTTGCCTCAACCGCTATACGGTACACCATGGCCAGCCACAATATGTAACTCTAAATCATACATACAGCACGCCTCCAAAAGCAAAAGCTACTCTCAACGTTCAAACCGGCATTTCTATTTGCCACACAAATCACTCACACCAACTAACAAACTTCTCCACAACGAATTCCTCAAGCCCCCACTTGCCATTCTGTCTCCCAAACCCACTGTTCTTAACACCGCCCTGACTCCCCGTCGGCGAGGTATACACAGAGATACTATTCGCATGCACCTGTCCATACTCAAGCTGCCGTACTAACTTCATGAAACGCGACATATCCCTCGTCCAAACGGTAGCATTGAGACCGTAAGCCGAGCGGTTCGCCAGCGCAACAGCATCTTCATCATTCTTGACTACATACAGCGAAGCCGAGGGGCCAAAAGTTTCCTCGTCAACGATGCGCGAGTCCTTTGGGTTGAGTATGATGGTTGGTTGGAGGGAGAGGTTGGACGACGATGTAGCAGATACACCACCAACTAGTATTTTCTCCCCTTTTTCTTGTGCATCTCGTATCACGTCTTCGGCGTGTGCGGCGATGGAAGAGGATACTGCTGAGCCAGCTGGTCCTTGCATGCCCTTCATTGCCTGCACGAGGAGCTCCTGGAACTTTTCTGCTGCGCCTTCGAGGACGATGATGCGCTCGGTGCTAAAGCAGATCTGTCCGTGGTGTAGGACGGCGCCTAGTGCGCATTGTTTTGCTGCTTCTTCTAGATTGGCGTCTTCGAGCACGAGTGCGGGACATTTGCCTCCCAGCTCAAGTAGCACTGGTTTGAGATACTGTGCTGCTGTTTTCATGATCTGGCGTCCTACTGCTGCTGAGCCGATGAATTCGACTTTGCGGATTGAATCATGTGCTATTAGTGATTCAGTGACTTGTGGTGCGGAGTCGCGGCTGCATTGGATTTGGTTTAGGACACCAGGTGGTATGCCTGCGGCGACGAAAGCTTGTGTGATGGCGAAATGTGTTTTGAGACATAGTTCGGAGGCTTTGAAGACCACGGTGCAGCCGACTGCTACAGCGCTTGCGATGCCGCGCGTGGCGAGGATGAGGGCAGCATTCCAGGGCGCAATACATAGGATGGGTCCGATGGGCTCTTTGAATACGAAGCCCAGTGTGTTTGGTTTCTCCGTAGGTGGGATGACGCCAGTAACACTGCTGATTTGTGCGGCAATCTCTTTGAGATACGATACTGAGAGTGTGGTCTATTGCGACCACGGATACTGTCAGTCGACATGGGGTGTTAATGATGGACACAGAGAAAGGGACGAACTGACATTTTGCTTTGCCCATGCCTCTGTGCATGACGTTTCTTCGATCTGTCGAGCCACAAACTCGTCGATGTGCGATTCATAGTATGCAGCTACACGCAAAATGAGGTCGCGGCGGGTGACATGAGTCGTTTGGCGCCAGGACTTGAAAGCCGTCCAAGATGATTCCA is a window of Pyrenophora tritici-repentis strain M4 chromosome 2, whole genome shotgun sequence DNA encoding:
- a CDS encoding PutA, NAD-dependent aldehyde dehydrogenase — encoded protein: MSSTADSTVPLWIDNHAVSTSSTIPVNQASSDNIFHNASSASITDAIQAVESSWTAFKSWRQTTHVTRRDLILRVAAYYESHIDEFVARQIEETSCTEAWAKQNTTLSVSYLKEIAAQISSVTGVIPPTEKPNTLGFVFKEPIGPILCIAPWNAALILATRGIASAVAVGCTVVFKASELCLKTHFAITQAFVAAGIPPGVLNQIQCSRDSAPQVTESLIAHDSIRKVEFIGSAAVGRQIMKTAAQYLKPVLLELGGKCPALVLEDANLEEAAKQCALGAVLHHGQICFSTERIIVLEGAAEKFQELLVQAMKGMQGPAGSAVSSSIAAHAEDVIRDAQEKGEKILVGGVSATSSSNLSLQPTIILNPKDSRIVDEETFGPSASLYVVKNDEDAVALANRSAYGLNATVWTRDMSRFMKLVRQLEYGQVHANSISVYTSPTGSQGGVKNSGFGRQNGKWGLEEFVVEKFVSWCE
- a CDS encoding MFS-1 multi-domain protein; the encoded protein is MSHSDNDSGATVATTTERKKNGTGSLRSHTSEKSHVVEDIVSDDDRASVSSASTHSDSINQRPAIHQTWSRNTGYSWPGEKEDAITAVTTNATQDPRFEVDFDDNGENPQDWTMAKKSLVIFFMSFSTLVVVMYSTAYTSGIPGMMRTFGIHSKTLVILGITTYLCGLAVGSLLLAPLSEMYGRRPVYLIAVATFTVLIIPCALSNNLAQILVMRFFGAIAGAAMISNAPGTVSDISREEYRALAFSIWSLGPMNGPVIGPLIGGFVFQALGWRWTNWVVMIGSGASWFMIFMIQETYAPAILRAKSAKKRKETGDPRYHCRYDDKKAFWPLLRENLYRPLSMAVNEPICIFWDVYIALVYGVLYLCFVSYPIVFGELRGWSPGLVGLGYMGIGIGGVVTISSEPLLRRMINAHKKDPETGKPYPEAMVSVVVIAAVCVPVGEMIFAWTCTPNVHWVFPLLAGIPFGAGNCGVFIYASNYLVHSYGIYAASALAGNAVLRSAMGGALPPRWTQNADEGRSGEGGGEEEEGG